The window CTGCGACAGCACCGAGCTCATGCCGCCGGAGAAATCCACGCCCAGCACCTCGTCGTTCGGATCGACGGTTGCGGTGTTGCTGAGCGGCAGCACGCTCGGATCGTCGACGCGGACGATCGACAGATTGTGCGTGATGCCGGTGGTGTTGTCCTTGTAGGAGACGTGGATGGTGTTGCCGCTCTGCAGCCCCGAGAGATCGAGGTCGAAGCCGGATTGCGCCCCCGCCGTCGCGGCGGTGCCCGCCGTCGTCTTGTCCGACAGCGCGCTCGACATCGCGGCGGCGAACTGGTCGATCTGCGTCTGCGCCTGCGCCAGCGTGTTGTCGCGCAGCTCGAGATAGGCGGCGATCTTGCCTGACCGGATCGAGTTGGTCGACACCATGTCATAGGTGCCGCCATGCGGGAAATTGATGGTGATGGTGCCGACGGTGCTCTTGGTCGGGTCGGTATTGTACTGCGTGTTGGGCGTCATCGTGCCCTGGGCGTTGAAGCTGAGCGTCGCGGCTTCGGTGCCGACCAGCTGCACGCCGGAATTGGTGAACACGGTCACCTGGTTCTGGCTGTTGGTGACGGTGCGGATGTCCATCAGCTGCGAAAGCTGGGTGACGTAGCGATCGCGCTGATCGAGCAATGCCGCGGTCGACGCATCGGTCGTGCCGCCGTTGGCCTGCAGCTGCACGTTGAGGCGGGCGATCTGCTGCATCGCATTGTTGGCGGTATTGACGGAGTCGCTGATGCCGGCCTCGGCGTTGGCGCGCAGCGTCTGGATGCCCTGCGAGGTCGCGTTGAGCTGCTGTGCCATGGATTGCGCGGCATTGACGACGCCGATACGGGCCGACTGCGAATCCGGGCTGGTCGACAAGCCCTGCACCGCGGTCAGGAACTTGTTGTAGGCATCCTCGATCGTGCCGGTGGAGTCGGGATTGCCGTAGACGCCCTGCAGATTGGCGAGGAAGCTCGAGCGGACGTCAGCGTAGGACGCGCCCGACGTCTCGGTGCGAAGCTGGGTCTGCAGGAATTCGTCGAGCTGGCGGTTGAC of the Bradyrhizobium quebecense genome contains:
- the flgK gene encoding flagellar hook-associated protein FlgK — encoded protein: MGLSQALSTAMSGLRATQAALSLVSSNVANAETPGYVRKTLNQDTGTTGQFGSSVLITGVNRQLDEFLQTQLRTETSGASYADVRSSFLANLQGVYGNPDSTGTIEDAYNKFLTAVQGLSTSPDSQSARIGVVNAAQSMAQQLNATSQGIQTLRANAEAGISDSVNTANNAMQQIARLNVQLQANGGTTDASTAALLDQRDRYVTQLSQLMDIRTVTNSQNQVTVFTNSGVQLVGTEAATLSFNAQGTMTPNTQYNTDPTKSTVGTITINFPHGGTYDMVSTNSIRSGKIAAYLELRDNTLAQAQTQIDQFAAAMSSALSDKTTAGTAATAGAQSGFDLDLSGLQSGNTIHVSYKDNTTGITHNLSIVRVDDPSVLPLSNTATVDPNDEVLGVDFSGGMSSVLSQLNGALGGTGLQFSNPSGSTLRVLDDGAANKADVTAASVTSTVSSLTSGDPQLPLFTDNGGLYTGAITANGSQSTGLAARISVNTALVGDPSRMVVYSTNPQTPAGDTTRANLILNQLSNASYSYSPKTGLGTSGAPFTGTLLNFAKQFISQQGESATAAKQLADGQDVVLNTLQSKMDSTSGVNMDEEMAHLLSLQNAYSANARVMSSIKQMYDALLQLT